A stretch of Rubinisphaera margarita DNA encodes these proteins:
- a CDS encoding sulfatase family protein: MSDRPNIIFIITDQQRFDTINALGFPYMETPHMDRLVNEGTTFTNCFITAASCAPARASLFTGYYPHTTGILKNADLWRRSWIEKLAQAGYRCVNVGKMHSYPYDTPLGFHERYVVENKDRYLEERFYFDEWDKAVRIRGHVKQQRELYRKRDDYRQALGAFDWELPEDLHSDMFVGDMACWWLESKPQTEPLFLEIGFPGPHPPYDPIPRYTESYMKKDLPLLDVTQEELDNQPEPFKELRQHNQDIDHDSVVLELNPTPEQRHRQRAYYLANVTMIDEKIGKILETLDRKGYLENSIVIFTSDHGDCMTDHGHSQKWTMYDIITRMPLIVWSPGRIPAGKRIEGLCQQMDIGPAILEWAGAEVPKGLEAQSIGPAITDPSWQPRDYVFAEQAQDGILTGTQFMTMVRSPEWKLVHFLDEPWGQLFDLNQDPNEINNLWNSPEHIDKKRELLAVLREWRIRSGYQTSQWAAEWR; encoded by the coding sequence ATGTCCGATCGTCCCAACATCATTTTTATCATCACTGATCAGCAGCGGTTTGACACCATCAATGCGCTCGGCTTCCCCTACATGGAGACGCCGCACATGGATCGGCTGGTCAATGAGGGGACGACGTTTACCAACTGCTTCATCACGGCTGCTTCGTGTGCACCGGCTCGGGCGAGTCTGTTTACCGGGTATTATCCGCACACAACCGGCATCCTGAAGAACGCCGATCTCTGGCGGCGGTCGTGGATTGAGAAGCTGGCTCAGGCCGGGTATCGCTGCGTGAACGTCGGCAAGATGCACAGCTATCCGTACGACACGCCGCTCGGGTTTCACGAACGCTACGTCGTCGAGAACAAAGACCGTTACCTCGAAGAGCGGTTCTACTTCGATGAATGGGACAAAGCCGTCCGCATTCGCGGGCACGTCAAGCAGCAGCGGGAACTCTATCGGAAGCGGGACGATTACCGGCAGGCGCTGGGAGCCTTCGACTGGGAACTGCCCGAGGATCTGCACAGCGATATGTTCGTCGGCGACATGGCCTGCTGGTGGCTCGAATCGAAGCCGCAGACCGAGCCTCTGTTTCTCGAGATCGGCTTCCCCGGGCCGCATCCGCCGTACGATCCGATTCCGCGATACACCGAGTCGTACATGAAGAAGGACCTGCCGCTGCTCGATGTGACGCAGGAGGAACTCGACAATCAGCCCGAGCCGTTCAAGGAACTCCGTCAGCACAATCAGGACATCGACCACGACTCGGTGGTGCTGGAATTGAACCCCACGCCCGAACAGCGGCACCGTCAGCGGGCGTATTACCTGGCGAACGTGACGATGATTGATGAGAAGATCGGGAAGATTCTCGAAACGCTCGACCGCAAAGGCTACCTCGAAAACTCGATCGTCATCTTCACTTCCGATCACGGCGACTGCATGACCGATCACGGACACAGTCAGAAGTGGACGATGTACGACATCATCACCCGCATGCCGCTCATCGTCTGGTCCCCCGGCCGCATCCCCGCCGGCAAACGGATCGAAGGCCTCTGCCAGCAGATGGACATCGGCCCGGCGATTCTCGAATGGGCTGGCGCGGAGGTCCCGAAAGGCCTCGAAGCCCAGTCGATCGGCCCGGCCATCACCGATCCCAGCTGGCAGCCGCGAGACTATGTCTTCGCCGAACAGGCCCAGGACGGCATCCTCACCGGCACCCAGTTCATGACCATGGTCCGCAGCCCCGAATGGAAGCTCGTCCACTTCCTCGACGAACCCTGGGGCCAGCTCTTCGACCTCAACCAGGACCCCAACGAAATCAACAACCTCTGGAACAGCCCGGAGCACATCGACAAGAAACGCGAACTCCTCGCCGTGCTGCGGGAGTGGCGGATTCGGAGTGGATATCAGACGTCGCAATGGGCAGCGGAGTGGAGGTAA
- a CDS encoding DUF2293 domain-containing protein, translated as MPKRSPAKTAVTYSPGPSDNTIRSSDGRVIPIPRGWELLPPGDAGLTRRVKAAGEHYVVAEKRGRRTFSRGVFAPAATIAQIRKDLEAERSTESYARKQEASARRREKVQTEYVEDFRGAILSYLNFAPQHAEMAEQLADAVTAHATPVGSGTVARTKRIPIEDRARAAVIAWMRHQTTGYDDMTIPRVKGKRREVRRMLAERSKRLLARYRKGEPADEGCPLQNALNQKKP; from the coding sequence ATGCCGAAACGTTCTCCTGCCAAGACTGCCGTCACGTACTCCCCCGGCCCTTCAGACAACACAATTCGCTCTTCCGATGGCAGGGTCATCCCGATCCCGCGCGGCTGGGAACTGCTTCCGCCGGGCGACGCCGGCCTGACCCGCCGCGTGAAGGCGGCTGGCGAGCACTATGTCGTCGCCGAAAAACGAGGCCGCAGAACATTCTCACGCGGCGTCTTCGCTCCGGCTGCGACGATCGCTCAGATCCGCAAGGATCTCGAAGCCGAACGTTCGACCGAGAGTTACGCCCGCAAACAGGAAGCGAGCGCCCGCAGACGGGAGAAGGTGCAGACCGAATACGTCGAAGACTTCCGCGGCGCCATCCTCAGCTATCTGAACTTCGCCCCGCAACACGCCGAGATGGCCGAACAACTGGCCGACGCGGTCACGGCTCACGCCACCCCCGTCGGCAGCGGCACCGTCGCCCGCACGAAACGCATTCCCATCGAAGACCGCGCCCGAGCAGCCGTCATCGCCTGGATGCGCCACCAGACCACCGGCTACGACGACATGACCATTCCCAGAGTCAAAGGCAAACGTCGCGAAGTCAGACGCATGCTCGCCGAACGCTCCAAACGCCTGCTGGCAAGATACCGCAAGGGAGAACCAGCCGACGAGGGGTGCCCACTGCAAAACGCCCTCAACCAGAAAAAGCCATAA
- a CDS encoding DUF1570 domain-containing protein, with the protein MPSGQNLEAGPVAVRIRRGSVACTLGLLLLTGCSGGTFRANNDDVPNRYQIETESMILHSDVKLDKDHEIIQNLMQLRRDIGQVLELKLGEKQVEVYLFKDQESYNKWLANNYPGLPPRRAYFIGTSQSLCVYTVWSDRVLEDLRHEYTHSVLHASLPKVPLWLDEGLAEYFELPTAPGIPRADYLAELSTLLRNGWRPNLQRLERLEAVGEMQRLDYAESWAWVHWMLHNNTQTRTALLDYAHNPALASTQPLLRRLQRVHPDAEAALIQWIEGAR; encoded by the coding sequence ATGCCCAGCGGTCAAAACCTCGAAGCCGGTCCCGTTGCCGTCCGCATCCGCCGTGGTTCGGTCGCCTGCACCCTCGGTCTACTCTTGTTGACCGGCTGCAGTGGTGGAACGTTTCGCGCGAACAACGACGATGTCCCCAATCGGTATCAGATCGAAACCGAAAGCATGATCCTTCACAGCGACGTGAAGCTCGACAAGGATCACGAGATCATTCAAAACCTGATGCAGCTCCGCCGCGATATCGGGCAGGTGCTCGAACTGAAACTCGGCGAGAAACAGGTCGAAGTTTACCTGTTCAAGGATCAGGAGTCGTACAACAAATGGCTCGCCAACAACTATCCCGGTCTGCCGCCGCGACGGGCGTATTTCATCGGCACCTCACAAAGTCTCTGTGTTTATACTGTCTGGTCCGATCGTGTTCTTGAAGACCTGCGGCACGAATATACGCATAGCGTTCTGCATGCTTCGCTGCCCAAGGTGCCGCTCTGGCTCGATGAAGGACTGGCCGAGTACTTCGAACTGCCGACGGCTCCCGGAATTCCCCGAGCCGATTACCTGGCCGAACTCTCCACCCTGCTCCGCAATGGCTGGCGACCAAACCTGCAGCGTCTCGAACGGCTCGAAGCGGTCGGCGAGATGCAGCGGCTCGACTACGCCGAATCCTGGGCCTGGGTCCACTGGATGCTCCACAACAACACACAAACCCGCACCGCACTGCTCGATTACGCCCACAACCCGGCTCTGGCCAGCACCCAGCCGCTCCTCCGCCGTCTGCAACGCGTCCACCCCGACGCCGAAGCCGCCCTCATCCAATGGATCGAAGGCGCCCGGTAA
- the aroA gene encoding 3-phosphoshikimate 1-carboxyvinyltransferase — MTTKDIHNGDPIAIQPVSRPVSGCIVPPGSKSITNRALIVAALADGVSKLQGTLDSDDTRVMLESLERLGIQWEKLDDSVISISGCGGKIPVSNADLWLENSGTSIRFLTALCSAGHGEFTLDGNKRMRERPIVDLVNALNELGVEARCSLGNNCPPVTIRGAGLPGGTVHIAGNLSSQYLSGLLMTAPYAQEPLEIIVEGELVSIPYIEMTLDVMKRFGVEVETEDLQSYRIRPQRYKGCSYLIEPDASAASYFFAAAAITGGEVTIPGLSRNAMQGDVHFVDVLEEMGCVVTWNDQSITLQGRPLQGIEVDMNAISDTAQTLAAVAVFAEGPTRIRNVAHMRIKETDRVAAVVTELKRLGIRADEHDDGYTIHPGPVKPACVQTYDDHRMAMSFSLIGLKYPGIEIADPGCTAKTYPNYFEDLEKFCASAR, encoded by the coding sequence ATGACAACCAAAGACATACATAACGGCGACCCGATCGCCATCCAGCCCGTCAGCCGCCCCGTCAGCGGATGCATTGTGCCGCCCGGGTCCAAGAGCATCACCAACCGGGCGCTCATCGTAGCCGCTCTGGCCGACGGCGTCTCCAAACTGCAGGGGACGCTCGACAGCGATGACACGCGCGTCATGCTGGAAAGCCTTGAGCGTCTCGGGATTCAGTGGGAGAAGCTGGACGATTCGGTGATTTCCATTTCCGGCTGCGGCGGCAAGATCCCGGTCAGCAATGCGGACCTCTGGCTGGAAAACAGCGGGACGAGCATCCGCTTTCTGACGGCCCTGTGTTCGGCAGGCCACGGCGAATTCACGCTCGACGGCAACAAGCGGATGCGGGAACGCCCCATCGTCGATCTGGTGAACGCACTGAATGAACTCGGCGTTGAGGCCCGGTGCTCGCTCGGGAATAACTGTCCGCCCGTCACGATTCGCGGTGCCGGTCTGCCCGGCGGAACGGTTCACATTGCCGGGAATCTTTCGAGCCAGTACCTGAGCGGCCTGCTGATGACGGCTCCCTATGCACAGGAGCCGCTCGAAATCATCGTCGAAGGAGAACTCGTTTCAATTCCCTACATCGAAATGACGCTCGACGTGATGAAACGCTTCGGCGTCGAAGTCGAAACCGAAGATCTGCAGTCGTACCGGATTCGGCCTCAGCGCTACAAAGGCTGCAGTTATCTGATTGAGCCGGATGCTTCAGCAGCCAGTTATTTCTTCGCCGCGGCAGCGATTACCGGAGGCGAAGTGACTATCCCCGGCCTGAGCCGAAATGCGATGCAGGGGGACGTTCACTTTGTGGATGTGCTGGAAGAAATGGGCTGCGTGGTCACCTGGAACGATCAATCGATTACGCTGCAGGGGCGTCCTTTGCAGGGAATTGAAGTCGACATGAACGCCATCAGCGATACCGCACAGACGCTGGCCGCCGTCGCTGTGTTCGCGGAAGGACCGACACGAATCCGTAACGTGGCCCACATGCGGATTAAGGAAACCGATCGTGTGGCCGCCGTGGTCACCGAACTGAAGCGGCTCGGAATTCGAGCCGATGAGCACGACGACGGCTACACCATTCATCCTGGCCCAGTGAAGCCGGCCTGCGTGCAGACATACGACGACCATCGCATGGCGATGAGTTTCAGCCTGATCGGGTTGAAGTATCCGGGCATCGAGATCGCTGATCCGGGCTGTACGGCGAAGACGTACCCGAATTACTTCGAAGATCTGGAGAAATTCTGTGCCTCGGCTCGCTGA
- a CDS encoding metallophosphoesterase family protein, with protein MLAIISDIHGNLEALEAVLADISSKNVPTLYCLGDIIGYGPNPGECIDLIMERAKVTILGNHDQAAMFDPEGFNAGAERAIFWTRKQLETGDRSKNERRWEFLGELPRIRREDKVMFVHGSARNPLNEYVFPEDIYNQRKMERIFSLVERHCFQGHTHIPGVFTEDLNFIAPEEIEFRYELDDRKALVNVGSVGQPRNGDPRASYVILDGKTVNFQRVEYDFEQTASKIYPIPELDNFLGDRLREGR; from the coding sequence TTGTTAGCGATTATCAGCGATATCCACGGGAATCTGGAAGCACTTGAGGCCGTGCTGGCCGACATCTCCAGCAAGAACGTTCCCACCCTCTACTGCTTGGGCGATATTATCGGATACGGGCCGAATCCCGGCGAATGTATCGATCTGATTATGGAAAGAGCCAAGGTAACGATCCTCGGCAACCACGATCAGGCGGCGATGTTCGACCCGGAAGGCTTCAACGCCGGAGCAGAACGGGCCATTTTCTGGACGCGAAAGCAACTGGAAACGGGGGATCGCAGCAAGAACGAGAGACGCTGGGAGTTCCTGGGCGAACTGCCGCGAATCCGGCGCGAAGACAAAGTGATGTTCGTGCACGGCTCAGCCCGCAACCCGCTGAACGAGTACGTCTTCCCCGAAGACATCTACAATCAGCGGAAAATGGAGCGGATATTCAGTCTCGTGGAACGCCACTGTTTTCAGGGGCACACCCATATCCCGGGCGTTTTCACGGAAGATCTGAATTTCATTGCTCCGGAAGAGATCGAATTCCGTTACGAGCTGGACGACCGCAAGGCGCTGGTGAATGTCGGATCGGTCGGCCAGCCGCGAAATGGCGATCCGCGGGCGTCTTACGTCATCCTGGACGGCAAGACGGTGAATTTCCAGCGGGTCGAATATGACTTCGAGCAGACGGCCAGCAAGATCTATCCGATTCCCGAGCTCGACAACTTCCTGGGTGACCGGCTTCGCGAAGGCCGGTAG
- the yidC gene encoding membrane protein insertase YidC: MDQQRRFITFFVLSLGAMYLWLNVGLPYFYPELIEQKAARQIAQDKQKQALVADPEGTSTPKPEAPVVENNANEPPAEEPAPSAPSQEVADFPARRVTIGTLDPKSEFFMQVELEAAGAAINSLQLNDNRYRELTDRERPLQLLGSVKGSKLATFDLRAAAVDNQLIPQGKSLDSVNWNVVEEELTDHKVVFEYPAPDGNLVLRKIYELHKGDPARRDTSAEGYELKLTLEFRNTGQNAAEMQYALQGPVGFPLEDEENTRRYLAVQAGFLNGGGVRRETILASTILDEADEPEGVEEFRAPLRYLGVDGQFFATLLIPDPANSTDGQPPVSQPMLISRAREAERSLISFQIESAPVPVQPGQTVSHEYTLFAGPKRTALLQPYDAEGIIEYGWFGWISKIMLAILHFFHDTVYLPYGISIIMLTVMVRGAMYPISRKHALAAKKMKELQPKFEEIKKKHEGDKEKLAQAQMDLMKESGFFAGCLPMLLQIPIFIGLYQALSVSVDLRMAEFLWIDNLASPDKLFTLPFSIPFLGNDFNLLPILTVGLFIAQQKMFSPPPANEEQALQQKMMSYMMIFIGFMFYRVPAGLCIYFIASSLWAIAERKILDLHDTTAESLKQKKAETGKKKPSDDASDKKPGWFREQMAAIDAAANPGNKSAQLKPAPSRKGKK; encoded by the coding sequence ATGGATCAACAACGACGTTTTATCACGTTTTTCGTGCTCTCGCTCGGAGCAATGTACCTCTGGCTTAACGTCGGTCTCCCGTACTTCTATCCGGAGCTGATCGAGCAGAAGGCTGCTCGGCAAATCGCCCAGGATAAGCAGAAGCAGGCCCTGGTCGCCGATCCGGAAGGAACCTCGACGCCGAAGCCCGAAGCTCCGGTCGTCGAGAATAACGCAAACGAGCCTCCCGCTGAGGAACCTGCCCCTTCGGCCCCGTCGCAGGAAGTCGCTGACTTCCCCGCTCGACGCGTCACGATCGGAACTCTGGATCCGAAGTCCGAATTCTTCATGCAGGTTGAACTCGAGGCCGCTGGAGCCGCGATTAACTCCTTGCAGCTCAACGACAACCGCTACCGGGAACTGACCGATCGCGAACGTCCGCTGCAACTGCTCGGCTCGGTCAAGGGCAGCAAACTGGCCACGTTCGACCTCCGTGCGGCGGCCGTGGATAATCAGCTGATCCCGCAGGGCAAATCGCTCGACAGTGTGAACTGGAACGTCGTCGAAGAGGAACTGACCGATCACAAAGTCGTGTTCGAATACCCGGCTCCGGACGGAAACCTGGTGCTGCGCAAGATCTACGAACTGCACAAGGGAGATCCGGCCCGACGTGACACCTCGGCGGAAGGGTACGAACTCAAACTCACGCTCGAGTTCAGGAACACAGGGCAAAATGCGGCTGAAATGCAGTATGCCTTGCAGGGACCCGTCGGCTTTCCGCTGGAAGACGAAGAAAACACTCGCCGGTATCTGGCGGTTCAGGCGGGCTTCCTCAACGGGGGCGGCGTCCGTCGCGAGACAATCCTCGCCTCGACCATTCTCGACGAAGCCGATGAACCCGAAGGGGTCGAAGAGTTCCGGGCTCCGCTGCGATATCTCGGAGTCGATGGCCAGTTCTTCGCGACATTGCTGATTCCTGATCCGGCGAATTCGACAGATGGTCAGCCGCCGGTATCTCAGCCGATGCTCATCAGTCGTGCTCGCGAGGCGGAGCGGAGTCTGATCAGCTTCCAGATTGAATCCGCGCCCGTCCCGGTGCAGCCCGGACAGACGGTTTCCCACGAATACACACTCTTCGCCGGTCCCAAGAGAACAGCTCTCCTGCAGCCTTACGATGCCGAAGGCATTATCGAATACGGCTGGTTTGGCTGGATCAGCAAGATCATGCTGGCCATCCTGCACTTCTTCCACGACACCGTCTACCTGCCGTACGGCATCTCGATCATCATGCTGACCGTGATGGTCCGCGGAGCGATGTATCCGATCTCTCGGAAGCATGCTCTGGCGGCTAAGAAGATGAAGGAGCTGCAGCCGAAGTTCGAGGAGATCAAGAAGAAGCACGAAGGCGACAAGGAAAAGCTCGCTCAGGCTCAGATGGACCTGATGAAAGAGAGCGGCTTCTTCGCCGGCTGTCTGCCGATGCTGCTGCAGATTCCGATCTTTATCGGTCTCTACCAGGCGCTCAGCGTTTCTGTCGATCTGCGAATGGCCGAATTCCTCTGGATCGATAACCTCGCCAGCCCGGACAAACTCTTCACGCTGCCGTTTTCGATTCCGTTCCTCGGCAACGACTTCAACCTGCTGCCGATTCTGACAGTGGGACTGTTCATCGCTCAGCAGAAAATGTTCTCCCCGCCGCCGGCGAACGAAGAACAGGCTCTGCAGCAAAAGATGATGAGTTACATGATGATCTTCATCGGCTTCATGTTCTATCGCGTCCCGGCTGGTCTCTGTATCTACTTCATCGCATCGTCGCTGTGGGCGATCGCGGAACGCAAAATCCTCGATCTGCACGATACCACGGCTGAGAGCCTCAAGCAGAAGAAGGCCGAAACCGGAAAGAAGAAGCCGAGCGACGACGCCAGCGACAAAAAGCCCGGCTGGTTCCGCGAACAGATGGCTGCCATCGACGCCGCCGCCAACCCGGGCAACAAATCCGCCCAGCTCAAGCCCGCTCCTTCCCGCAAGGGCAAGAAGTAG
- a CDS encoding type II secretion system F family protein encodes MFRRSLPLKSLALLCRSLATLLETGIPAHKAFLIAGEKAANPDVRVASVRIAEDIQKGEEIAPAMRERDVFPELTINMVDVAERTGALPEILSGLADHYDNLLRLRKDFYSAIAWPIIQLVMAVFVIAGLILLLGWIAQSQGGDPIDVLGWGLTGTAGAITWLTMVFGTAAGLFLAYKIVRSNMAGQTYLDTTLMRIPVVGHCMQSFAIARFAWAYHLTQEAGMPIDESIEASMRATSNGAFIGQTDRINHWIQQGESVTTSLRESGLFPKDVIEMIHVGETSGTVPEMLHRLSPEFEEQARRSLQALAGALGWLVWAIVAGFIIFVVFSIMLWYIGLINEVMQGM; translated from the coding sequence ATGTTCCGTCGCTCTCTGCCCTTGAAATCGCTGGCACTGCTGTGTCGGTCTCTAGCCACGCTGCTGGAAACCGGCATCCCGGCTCACAAAGCCTTCCTGATTGCCGGCGAGAAAGCAGCCAATCCCGACGTGCGTGTCGCGAGCGTGCGAATTGCCGAAGACATTCAAAAGGGCGAAGAGATCGCCCCGGCGATGCGCGAACGGGATGTCTTCCCCGAATTGACGATCAACATGGTCGATGTCGCCGAGCGGACGGGGGCTCTCCCGGAGATCCTGTCTGGACTGGCCGATCATTACGACAATCTTCTTCGCCTGCGAAAAGACTTCTATTCCGCCATCGCCTGGCCGATCATTCAGTTGGTCATGGCGGTCTTTGTCATCGCCGGACTGATCCTGCTTCTCGGCTGGATTGCTCAATCGCAGGGCGGCGATCCGATCGATGTCCTTGGCTGGGGACTGACTGGAACGGCGGGAGCGATCACCTGGCTGACGATGGTCTTTGGCACCGCGGCAGGATTGTTCCTGGCTTACAAAATCGTTCGTTCGAACATGGCCGGGCAGACGTATCTCGACACGACATTAATGCGGATTCCCGTGGTCGGCCATTGCATGCAGTCGTTCGCCATCGCCCGCTTCGCCTGGGCCTATCATCTCACGCAGGAAGCAGGAATGCCGATTGATGAGAGTATCGAAGCCTCGATGCGGGCCACCAGCAATGGCGCTTTCATCGGACAGACCGACCGCATCAATCATTGGATTCAACAGGGTGAAAGTGTCACGACGTCTCTGCGAGAGTCCGGCCTGTTCCCAAAAGATGTGATCGAGATGATTCACGTTGGCGAAACTTCGGGCACGGTGCCGGAGATGTTGCATCGTCTGAGCCCCGAATTCGAAGAGCAGGCTCGTCGCTCGCTGCAGGCGCTGGCCGGGGCGCTCGGATGGCTTGTCTGGGCGATTGTTGCCGGGTTCATCATCTTCGTCGTCTTCAGCATCATGCTCTGGTACATCGGATTGATCAACGAGGTGATGCAGGGGATGTAG
- a CDS encoding DUF3500 domain-containing protein — MKRFPGLLALCAAILCSSLLVSDAWSLLKKESSKPDMTARATELLNSLDERQTDLALLPYESSQRVDWHFIPMDTRKGLMLRSMSEEQRGTALNLLKTCLSEAGYKKAETIMSLEKLLYSLEDPKTRDRRDPLKYYVTLFGDPREESRWGLSFEGHHLSLNFVSEDGKLIAATPQFFAANPAVIKTKNDLGFEMNMAVLHDEEQLGFDLVNSLSSKQKTSAIIADEAPREIRNAGSPHPPKDRPVGIQARDLDEKQTEILRKLVDVYVNAVTDRRAAERLEEIRRDGFKNVYFAWAGATEPGIGHYYRIESRSFSIEFVNTQPDAAGNPANHIHCVYRDRDGDFALPIN, encoded by the coding sequence ATGAAACGATTCCCCGGCCTCCTTGCCCTGTGTGCGGCCATCCTCTGCAGCTCGCTTCTTGTCTCCGACGCCTGGTCGCTGCTGAAGAAAGAATCTTCCAAACCGGACATGACTGCCCGGGCAACCGAATTGCTCAATTCGCTCGATGAACGGCAGACTGACCTGGCTCTACTGCCTTACGAGTCGTCGCAGCGGGTCGACTGGCATTTCATTCCGATGGACACCCGCAAGGGGCTGATGCTCCGCTCGATGAGCGAAGAACAGCGGGGAACCGCTCTGAATCTGCTCAAGACCTGCCTTAGCGAAGCCGGCTACAAAAAGGCCGAGACGATTATGTCGCTTGAGAAGCTGCTCTACTCCTTGGAAGATCCCAAGACCCGCGATCGCCGCGATCCCCTCAAATATTACGTCACCCTCTTCGGCGATCCTCGTGAAGAGAGCCGCTGGGGGCTGAGCTTCGAAGGGCATCACCTGTCGCTCAACTTCGTCAGCGAAGATGGCAAACTGATCGCCGCCACGCCGCAGTTCTTCGCCGCTAACCCGGCGGTCATCAAGACGAAGAACGATCTCGGCTTTGAAATGAACATGGCCGTGCTGCACGACGAAGAACAGCTTGGCTTCGATCTGGTCAATTCGCTGAGCAGCAAGCAGAAGACGTCGGCGATTATTGCCGATGAAGCTCCCCGCGAGATCCGCAATGCCGGCAGTCCGCATCCGCCGAAAGATCGTCCCGTCGGCATCCAGGCCCGTGATCTCGATGAAAAGCAGACGGAAATCCTCCGCAAGCTGGTCGACGTCTACGTCAATGCCGTGACCGATCGCCGAGCAGCAGAGCGACTCGAAGAGATCCGTCGCGACGGTTTCAAGAACGTCTACTTCGCCTGGGCCGGAGCCACCGAGCCGGGCATTGGCCACTACTACCGCATCGAAAGCCGCTCGTTCTCGATCGAGTTCGTGAACACCCAGCCGGACGCCGCCGGCAACCCGGCCAACCACATCCATTGCGTCTACCGTGACCGCGATGGCGACTTCGCCCTGCCGATCAACTAG
- the hisG gene encoding ATP phosphoribosyltransferase, whose translation MADKLLKLGIPAGSLQEATAELFRQAGYNIKFSSRSYYPTVDDDEIECLSIRAQEMARYVEQGILDAGITGHDWITETGADVHEVCELVFSKVSRRPVRWVLAVPEDSDIHSVKDLEGKRIATEAVGLTKMYLDKHGVKAEVEFSWGATEVKPPRLVDAIVEVTETGSSLRANNLRIVDEVLQSTTRLIVNKKAWADDWKQQKLNNIALMLQSCLAAEGKVGLMLNVRRTDLEKVLKSLPALQQPTVSSLSDPDWVAINTIISESVVRSIIPELREAGATGIVEFPINKIID comes from the coding sequence ATGGCGGACAAGCTGCTGAAACTCGGAATCCCTGCTGGGTCGTTACAGGAAGCGACCGCCGAACTGTTCCGCCAGGCGGGCTACAACATCAAATTCTCATCGCGCTCGTACTATCCGACCGTTGATGACGACGAAATCGAGTGCCTTTCGATCCGCGCCCAGGAAATGGCCCGCTATGTCGAACAGGGCATCCTCGACGCCGGGATCACCGGTCACGACTGGATTACCGAAACGGGAGCCGACGTTCACGAAGTTTGCGAACTCGTTTTCTCCAAGGTCAGCCGCCGACCGGTCCGCTGGGTCCTGGCCGTGCCGGAGGATTCCGACATCCATTCCGTCAAAGATCTGGAAGGCAAACGGATCGCCACCGAAGCGGTCGGCCTGACGAAGATGTATCTCGACAAGCACGGCGTCAAAGCCGAAGTCGAGTTCTCCTGGGGGGCGACCGAAGTGAAGCCGCCTCGCCTGGTCGATGCGATCGTCGAAGTGACGGAAACCGGTTCATCGCTGCGAGCGAACAACCTGCGAATCGTCGACGAAGTGCTGCAGAGCACCACCCGACTGATCGTGAACAAGAAAGCCTGGGCCGATGACTGGAAGCAACAGAAGCTGAACAACATCGCTCTGATGCTGCAGTCGTGTCTGGCCGCCGAAGGCAAAGTGGGCCTGATGCTGAACGTCCGCCGGACCGATCTGGAGAAGGTCCTGAAGAGCCTCCCCGCTCTGCAGCAGCCGACGGTCTCGTCGCTGTCCGATCCGGACTGGGTCGCGATCAACACGATTATCAGTGAATCGGTCGTCCGCTCGATCATCCCGGAACTCCGCGAAGCCGGCGCGACCGGGATCGTCGAGTTCCCGATCAACAAGATCATCGACTAA